GTAGCGTCGGCGATCGGTTTTCAATGGTATGGTAGGCTATGCAGCGGTTTGCATCGACAACAAAGGGCTGGGTGATTGCCTGAGTAGGGCAAGCGTCTAAACAGCGGGTGCAGGTGCCACAATGAGCCGTGTGGGGTTGATCGGCTGCTAGTTCCAAGTCAGTCAGTACCTCGCCCAAAAACACCCAAGAGCCATAGTCACGGGTAATGAGATTGCCATTCTTGGCGATCCAGCCGATGCCTGCTCGCTGTGCCCACACCTTATCCTGAATGGGGCCTGTATCAACATAAGCAATGGCCTTAGCACCAACCTGTCGCAGCTTCTCCACAAGAGGCTTTAGGCGTTTGCCTACCACCCGATGATAGTCTCGACCCCAAGCATAACGAGAGATCTTGCCACGATCTGGATGCTGGGAATGCTGATGAGGAGTGTAGTAGTTTAAGGCAACACAGATTACAGATTTCACTGTGGGCATGACCTGTCGAATATCTTGTCGCCGAGGATTGGCCATCCATTGCATATCTGCGTGATAGCCTCGTGCTAACCATTGTCGTAGAGACTCTGTTGCACCATCA
This sequence is a window from Cyanobacteriota bacterium. Protein-coding genes within it:
- the queG gene encoding tRNA epoxyqueuosine(34) reductase QueG — its product is MDSHQVKQLALALGFHRVGIAAVTEDDGATESLRQWLARGYHADMQWMANPRRQDIRQVMPTVKSVICVALNYYTPHQHSQHPDRGKISRYAWGRDYHRVVGKRLKPLVEKLRQVGAKAIAYVDTGPIQDKVWAQRAGIGWIAKNGNLITRDYGSWVFLGEVLTDLELAADQPHTAHCGTCTRCLDACPTQAITQPFVVDANRCIAYHTIENRSPTLPDWIHPHLHGWVAGCDICQDVCPWNQRFAKETTVEEFQPYAGNVAPTLAELATLSDEEWERRFPASALRRIKPYMLRRNARANYNHRCLQPNP